One stretch of Muribaculum intestinale DNA includes these proteins:
- a CDS encoding IMPACT family protein — MDYLTLAEPSEAKYTEKMSKFLAFAHPVESTEEAKAVIAGYARKYHDARHVCWAYMLDARRLDYQSNDNGEPSGTAGKPILGQINSFGLTDVVIVVVRYFGGIKLGTSGLIAAYREAAREAIEAGSIIQRSEMAQLSFTFPYLSMNDVMRLVKDTGVKVVSQEFDNACSMTVAMPSDDMERFTARLLDIDGTSL, encoded by the coding sequence ATGGACTACCTCACCCTGGCCGAGCCTTCCGAAGCAAAATATACCGAGAAAATGAGCAAATTTCTCGCCTTTGCCCATCCCGTGGAGAGCACCGAGGAAGCCAAGGCCGTGATTGCCGGATACGCCCGTAAGTACCACGACGCACGCCATGTGTGCTGGGCCTATATGCTCGACGCACGGCGTCTCGACTATCAGAGCAACGACAACGGCGAGCCATCGGGCACCGCCGGCAAGCCTATACTCGGGCAGATCAACTCGTTTGGCCTCACCGATGTGGTGATTGTGGTGGTGCGCTATTTCGGCGGCATCAAGCTCGGCACCTCAGGGCTTATCGCGGCCTATCGCGAGGCGGCCAGAGAGGCAATAGAGGCCGGGAGCATAATACAGCGGAGCGAAATGGCACAGCTGTCGTTTACCTTTCCCTACCTGTCGATGAACGATGTGATGCGTCTGGTAAAGGATACCGGCGTAAAGGTAGTGAGCCAGGAGTTTGACAATGCATGCTCGATGACCGTGGCCATGCCCTCCGACGATATGGAGCGGTTCACCGCCCGTTTGCTCGACATCGACGGCACATCCTTGTGA
- the kdsA gene encoding 3-deoxy-8-phosphooctulonate synthase, protein MNTLEYLKSSSSDNFFLLAGPCVIEGEEMALDIAENICAITSELNIPYVFKGSYRKANRSRIDSFTGIGDEKALRILRKVRDTFGVPVVTDIHTAEEAEMAAEYVDILQIPAFLCRQTDLLVAAAKTGRMVNIKKGQFLSPEAMEHAVTKIRDAGNDMVAVTERGTTFGYQDLIVDYRGIPAMQKFGVPVILDATHSLQQPNQPAGVTGGRPDLIETIARAGIATGVDGLFIETHRNPSCAKSDGANMLPLAQLPTLLRRLSVIRAAINGF, encoded by the coding sequence ATGAATACTTTAGAATACCTCAAATCCTCATCGTCCGACAATTTCTTCCTGCTCGCAGGCCCTTGTGTGATAGAAGGCGAGGAGATGGCTCTCGACATTGCCGAGAACATATGCGCAATTACTTCGGAACTCAACATACCCTACGTGTTCAAAGGCTCTTACCGCAAGGCCAACCGCTCGCGCATCGACTCGTTTACCGGCATAGGCGACGAAAAGGCTCTACGTATCCTGCGAAAAGTACGCGACACCTTCGGTGTGCCGGTAGTGACCGACATACACACTGCCGAAGAGGCTGAAATGGCAGCCGAATATGTGGATATACTCCAGATTCCGGCGTTTCTGTGCCGACAGACCGACCTGCTTGTAGCCGCAGCAAAGACAGGCCGTATGGTTAACATCAAGAAAGGCCAGTTTCTCTCTCCCGAAGCCATGGAGCATGCCGTGACCAAGATTCGCGACGCAGGCAATGACATGGTGGCCGTGACCGAGCGTGGCACCACATTCGGCTATCAGGACCTTATTGTCGACTATCGCGGCATACCTGCGATGCAGAAGTTCGGTGTGCCGGTAATACTCGACGCCACCCACTCCCTGCAGCAGCCCAACCAGCCGGCGGGAGTCACCGGCGGACGTCCCGACCTCATCGAGACTATCGCCCGCGCAGGCATAGCCACCGGTGTCGACGGTCTGTTCATCGAGACCCACCGCAATCCGTCATGCGCCAAGAGCGACGGCGCCAACATGCTGCCTCTGGCCCAGCTCCCCACCCTTCTGCGCCGCCTCTCGGTGATACGCGCTGCAATCAACGGATTCTGA
- a CDS encoding ABC transporter substrate-binding protein gives MRFTILSASLFLLFTMASCGSRNASAVSDVLTTEMYTPEYAGGFRILGDSAHESVIIESVNPWQGADSIVRRLFIERGGEKAPADFDGQVISGNARRIVTMSSTQIAMLDAIGATGRVCGVSGIDYIYNPAIQSRRDSIADVGFEGAVDYERLTGAGPDLVMLYGVNGPNPMESKLRELGIPYIYIGDYLEESPLGKAEWVVALAEITGQRQKGESVFIGIPQRYNDLKARVDSTVGEAPTVMLNMPYGDSWFMPSTDNYTVRLIADAGGDYIYKKNSGNASRPIDLEEAYMLTSSADMWINTGTATTLAQVKAACPKFTDTRCYRNAQVYNNNLRTTKAGGNDYYESGIMHPDLILRDLITIFHPGILPADSLVYYRRLQ, from the coding sequence ATGAGATTTACGATACTCAGCGCCTCTCTCTTTCTTCTGTTTACCATGGCCTCGTGCGGCAGCCGTAACGCCTCTGCCGTGTCCGATGTCCTGACCACCGAGATGTATACTCCGGAATATGCCGGAGGATTCCGCATACTCGGCGACTCGGCCCACGAGAGTGTGATAATCGAGTCGGTCAACCCCTGGCAGGGAGCCGACAGCATAGTGCGCCGCCTCTTCATAGAGCGTGGCGGAGAAAAGGCTCCGGCGGATTTCGACGGGCAGGTAATCAGCGGCAACGCACGGCGCATCGTCACCATGTCGTCGACCCAGATTGCCATGCTCGATGCCATCGGAGCTACTGGCAGAGTCTGCGGAGTGTCGGGCATCGACTATATCTACAACCCCGCCATACAATCGCGCCGCGACAGCATAGCCGACGTAGGCTTTGAGGGTGCCGTAGACTACGAGCGTCTGACAGGCGCCGGCCCCGACCTGGTGATGCTCTATGGGGTCAACGGTCCCAATCCGATGGAGAGCAAACTGCGCGAGCTCGGCATCCCCTACATATACATCGGCGACTATCTCGAGGAGTCGCCTTTAGGCAAGGCCGAATGGGTGGTGGCACTGGCTGAGATAACCGGGCAACGCCAGAAGGGCGAGAGCGTATTCATCGGGATACCACAAAGATACAACGACCTCAAGGCACGCGTTGACTCCACCGTCGGTGAAGCTCCGACGGTGATGCTCAACATGCCCTACGGCGACTCATGGTTCATGCCCTCGACCGACAACTATACCGTGCGCCTCATAGCCGACGCCGGAGGCGACTACATATACAAGAAAAACAGCGGCAACGCTTCGCGCCCTATTGACCTTGAGGAGGCATATATGCTCACATCCTCGGCCGACATGTGGATCAACACCGGCACCGCCACCACTCTCGCCCAGGTAAAGGCGGCATGCCCAAAGTTTACCGACACGAGATGCTACCGCAACGCACAGGTCTACAACAACAACCTGCGCACTACCAAGGCCGGAGGCAACGACTACTACGAGTCGGGCATAATGCACCCCGACCTCATACTCCGCGACCTCATCACCATATTCCACCCCGGCATATTGCCCGCCGACTCCCTCGTGTATTACCGGCGTCTTCAATAG
- a CDS encoding 16S rRNA (uracil(1498)-N(3))-methyltransferase, translating to MIQFFAPDIASTQMLPEEEARHAIKVLRSHPGDILTIVDGRGMRYTCRLLSDNPRHADIEIISTEPQPPVWHTDITLAVAPTKNADRMEWLIEKVVEIGVNRIVPLLCRHSERKVMKTDRLERIAVSAMKQSLKATLPVIAPLTPIGEFIAAERADSRFICYCDDYIERVPLVRAYTPQARSATVLIGPEGDFDPVEVKSALDAGFRPVTLGDNRLRTETAALVAVDTIHILNQLSETQQK from the coding sequence ATGATACAGTTTTTCGCGCCCGACATAGCGTCCACCCAAATGCTTCCGGAGGAGGAGGCGCGCCATGCCATAAAGGTGTTGCGCTCACATCCCGGAGATATACTCACAATAGTCGACGGACGGGGCATGCGCTATACATGCCGCCTTCTGTCAGACAATCCGCGCCACGCCGATATCGAAATCATCTCGACCGAGCCTCAGCCGCCGGTATGGCACACCGATATAACCCTGGCTGTAGCCCCGACTAAAAATGCCGACCGGATGGAGTGGCTTATCGAGAAGGTAGTTGAAATCGGAGTCAACAGAATCGTGCCGCTGCTCTGCCGCCATTCGGAGCGTAAGGTGATGAAGACCGACCGTCTTGAGCGGATTGCGGTGTCGGCCATGAAACAGTCGCTGAAAGCCACGTTGCCGGTGATTGCTCCACTCACTCCCATAGGCGAGTTTATCGCGGCTGAGAGAGCCGACAGCCGGTTCATATGCTATTGCGACGACTATATCGAGCGGGTGCCGCTGGTAAGGGCCTACACTCCGCAGGCACGCAGCGCTACGGTGCTTATCGGCCCTGAGGGCGACTTCGACCCTGTGGAAGTGAAGAGCGCTCTTGACGCCGGCTTCCGCCCCGTGACACTCGGCGACAACCGACTCCGCACCGAGACCGCCGCACTTGTCGCCGTCGACACAATCCATATTCTCAATCAATTGTCAGAAACCCAACAGAAATAA
- a CDS encoding MFS transporter, with protein sequence MNTSTLKVRLAILNFLEFAVWGSYLISLGQYLANIGMGQDIFWFYAVQGIVSLFMPAVVGIVADRWIQAQRMLSLCHTLAGAAMIACGIYCMMMPTPQFAHLFALYTISVAFFMPTIGLANSVAFNALTKAGLDTVTHFPPIRVFGTVGFICAMLFVNFTQFQMDYNQFFTSGAIGIILAMYALGMPQCPVNKGESRSVSDMLGLKAFRLFKQRRMAIFFIFSMLLGVSLQITNSYGTSFINSFGLIPEFAGDWGVRNATAIISISQISETLCILLIPFCLKRFGIKGVMLISMFAWVLRFAFFGLGDTGDGVWLLVLSCIVYGVAFDFFNVSGGLFVDKETDPSIRSSAQGLFMIMTNGIGATVGTFIAGKYVVNRLALADGLTPLQQLEGWRESWYIFAAYALVVALLFIFIFRDSKEKVTKRDIIEAEDSAAL encoded by the coding sequence ATGAATACATCAACATTAAAAGTGCGCCTGGCGATACTCAATTTCCTTGAGTTTGCCGTATGGGGCAGCTACCTGATTTCGCTCGGCCAGTATCTGGCCAACATCGGGATGGGTCAAGACATATTCTGGTTCTACGCCGTACAGGGAATAGTAAGCCTGTTCATGCCGGCCGTAGTGGGCATTGTGGCCGACCGATGGATACAGGCCCAGCGTATGCTTTCGCTATGCCACACACTTGCCGGGGCTGCTATGATTGCATGCGGCATTTACTGCATGATGATGCCCACGCCTCAGTTTGCCCATCTGTTTGCGCTGTACACAATATCAGTGGCATTCTTCATGCCAACAATCGGACTGGCCAATTCAGTAGCTTTCAATGCCCTCACTAAAGCGGGCCTTGATACCGTGACCCACTTCCCTCCAATCAGGGTGTTCGGCACCGTCGGCTTTATCTGTGCGATGCTGTTTGTCAACTTCACACAGTTCCAGATGGACTACAATCAGTTTTTCACGTCCGGAGCAATAGGCATCATACTGGCCATGTATGCCCTCGGAATGCCGCAATGTCCGGTCAACAAAGGTGAGTCACGCTCTGTGAGCGATATGCTCGGGCTAAAGGCTTTCCGTCTGTTCAAACAGCGCCGCATGGCCATATTCTTCATTTTCAGCATGCTTCTGGGCGTGTCGCTGCAGATTACCAACAGCTACGGCACATCGTTTATCAACAGTTTCGGCCTCATACCGGAGTTTGCCGGCGACTGGGGTGTACGCAATGCTACAGCCATCATCTCCATATCGCAGATAAGCGAAACTCTGTGTATCCTGCTCATACCGTTCTGTCTGAAGCGTTTCGGAATAAAGGGAGTGATGCTCATATCGATGTTTGCCTGGGTGTTGCGTTTCGCCTTCTTCGGTCTTGGCGACACAGGCGACGGTGTATGGCTGCTCGTGCTGTCATGCATAGTCTATGGTGTGGCCTTTGACTTCTTCAACGTGTCGGGAGGCCTGTTTGTAGACAAAGAGACCGATCCGTCAATCCGGTCAAGCGCCCAGGGCCTGTTTATGATTATGACCAACGGCATCGGAGCTACCGTCGGCACATTCATTGCCGGCAAATATGTTGTCAACCGTCTTGCGCTCGCCGACGGCCTGACACCCCTGCAACAGCTTGAGGGATGGCGGGAGTCATGGTATATATTTGCCGCATATGCTCTTGTGGTAGCCCTGTTGTTCATATTCATCTTCCGCGACTCGAAGGAGAAAGTGACCAAACGCGACATAATCGAAGCCGAGGACTCAGCAGCCCTGTAA
- the metH gene encoding methionine synthase, translating into MAYIDSLKMKDASARLVASVKERIIVLDGAMGTMIQDYALTESDFRGQEWADSPVNLKGCNDILCVTRPDVISEIHTAYLDAGARIIETNSFNSNAISLSEYGLQGEAARISLAAARLARDAADRFMQQNPGQEVWVGGSVGPTSKSLSMAQSIGDADTDFDWDVLAAAYFDQMKALIEGGVDILVIETIFDALNAKAAIFASRRAMEATAVRVPLIISVTLTESGRTLSGQTLEAFVATVAHADPIALGLNCGFGAEGMMPYLESLSRYPFAVSVYPNAGLPNEMGLYDETPQVMAPKVRRMMERGLVNIVGGCCGTTPDHIREFARTAASYRPRPIPHDGGVMTLAGLEPLEVSRERNFLNVGERCNVAGSRKFLRLIKEGSIQEAVDIARSQVGKGAQVIDVNMDDGMLDTPQEMARFISRLGAEPDVARVPVMVDSSSWEAIMSGLKRIQGRPVVNSISLKEGEEAFLAHARDVRDMGAAVVVMAFDENGQAVTFQRRTEVCARAYRLLVDKAGIRPHDIIFDPNVLAVGAVVDSGDGSTDADELMQSRRSALDFLRTVEWIKTNLPGAKVSGGISNLSYAFRANKYVRKAMHSIFLHHAIRLGMDMAIVNAAEAIPVDDIPAPLREAIDDLLLCRRDDATERLMEIAARMMEPQATSGATAAEKEDAAAVQTPSQKLQKMVERGMTEGIDEVLAEVLAECGGSPSAVIDGPLMKGMDRVGTMFGEGRMFLPQVVKSAHAMKRAVEWLTPYIESESKEASGQSDTAVSARQTMVIATVKGDVHDIGKNIVATVLRCNGLEITDLGVMVPAQDIVDRAIADSAVMIGLSGLITPSLEEMCGVARLMEECGLTIPLLIGGATTSAVHTAVKIAPCYSGPVVYTRDAAMLPSVVKSLLNESTCASFVNENAEAQRRLREEYEAEQLRRRSKASGITLSPDKALEMRPVWDFPIEKPSCPGLTDVRIPVAEARRLINWRAFMTAWGLDASLSAVAEIQGCDHCRAQWLASVPQQRVAKAAEAMQLAKEARVALDYIERTLLPDGIAARVALLPAGSRGDDIIIGRGDEALTFPTLRRVPSTPGDTSMALSDFVAPLSPDGHPVDYAGLFAVTTGNKVEARAAMLKERGDDYHSLLYRTLADRLAEAATEWLHWHVRTTLWGYAPDEAMPKGALADNSYRGIRPAFGYPSLPDQSLIFIADNVLDYASMGITLTENGAMHPAASTSGLLFSHPGSHYFVVGHVDAVRLSDYASRRGVAPAELSRFLPGV; encoded by the coding sequence ATGGCATATATAGACAGCTTGAAAATGAAAGATGCCTCAGCGAGGCTTGTTGCTTCAGTTAAGGAAAGAATAATAGTGCTTGATGGCGCAATGGGCACTATGATTCAGGATTATGCGCTGACCGAGAGCGACTTCCGCGGACAGGAGTGGGCCGACAGCCCGGTCAATCTCAAAGGGTGCAACGACATCCTGTGTGTGACCCGCCCCGATGTCATCAGCGAAATACACACGGCATATCTCGATGCCGGAGCAAGGATTATAGAGACAAACTCGTTTAACTCCAATGCGATATCCTTGTCGGAATACGGATTGCAAGGTGAGGCGGCACGTATCAGTCTGGCGGCCGCACGGCTTGCGCGTGATGCAGCCGACCGCTTCATGCAGCAGAATCCAGGCCAAGAGGTATGGGTGGGGGGCAGTGTAGGCCCCACGAGCAAGTCGCTGTCGATGGCACAGTCGATTGGCGATGCCGACACGGATTTTGACTGGGACGTGCTTGCCGCCGCCTACTTCGACCAGATGAAAGCGTTGATAGAGGGTGGGGTAGACATCCTTGTCATAGAGACCATATTCGACGCTCTCAACGCCAAAGCGGCTATATTCGCCTCGCGCCGTGCCATGGAGGCAACTGCTGTGCGTGTTCCTCTCATCATATCTGTCACGCTTACCGAGAGCGGACGCACCCTGTCGGGGCAGACTCTGGAGGCATTTGTCGCCACTGTGGCCCATGCCGACCCTATTGCCCTGGGGCTTAACTGCGGGTTTGGAGCAGAAGGGATGATGCCCTATCTTGAGTCATTGTCGCGCTATCCGTTTGCCGTGTCGGTATATCCCAATGCCGGTCTGCCAAACGAAATGGGGCTGTACGACGAGACTCCCCAGGTGATGGCGCCAAAGGTGCGCCGCATGATGGAGCGCGGGCTGGTCAATATCGTGGGCGGTTGCTGCGGCACTACCCCCGACCATATCCGTGAGTTTGCCCGTACGGCGGCATCTTATCGGCCACGCCCCATACCGCACGATGGCGGCGTGATGACTCTTGCCGGACTTGAGCCTCTTGAGGTAAGCCGCGAGCGCAATTTCCTGAATGTAGGCGAGCGGTGCAACGTGGCCGGAAGCCGTAAGTTTCTCAGGCTTATAAAGGAAGGCTCGATACAGGAAGCTGTCGACATAGCGCGCTCTCAGGTGGGGAAAGGCGCCCAGGTGATTGATGTGAACATGGACGACGGCATGCTTGACACTCCTCAGGAGATGGCCCGCTTCATCAGCCGGCTCGGCGCCGAGCCCGATGTGGCCCGGGTGCCGGTCATGGTCGACTCATCGTCATGGGAGGCGATAATGTCGGGACTCAAGCGCATACAGGGACGCCCTGTCGTAAACTCCATAAGCCTTAAAGAGGGCGAGGAGGCATTTCTGGCTCATGCCCGCGACGTGCGCGACATGGGTGCCGCCGTAGTGGTGATGGCATTCGACGAGAATGGCCAGGCTGTGACATTCCAGCGCCGTACCGAGGTGTGTGCTCGGGCCTACCGTCTGCTTGTGGATAAGGCGGGGATACGGCCCCACGACATAATTTTCGACCCCAACGTGCTCGCTGTGGGCGCGGTGGTCGACAGCGGCGATGGCTCTACCGATGCCGACGAGCTGATGCAGAGCCGACGCTCGGCCCTCGACTTCCTGCGCACGGTAGAGTGGATAAAGACCAATCTCCCCGGAGCTAAGGTGAGCGGCGGCATAAGCAATCTGTCGTACGCTTTTCGCGCCAACAAGTATGTGCGCAAGGCAATGCACAGCATATTCCTGCACCATGCCATACGGCTGGGGATGGACATGGCCATTGTGAACGCCGCCGAGGCTATCCCTGTCGACGACATTCCGGCTCCCCTCCGCGAGGCTATCGACGACCTCTTGCTGTGCAGGCGCGACGATGCCACCGAAAGACTTATGGAGATTGCGGCCCGGATGATGGAGCCGCAGGCGACATCCGGCGCCACTGCCGCGGAAAAGGAGGATGCCGCCGCTGTGCAGACCCCTTCGCAGAAGTTGCAGAAAATGGTGGAGCGCGGAATGACAGAGGGCATCGACGAGGTGCTTGCCGAAGTGCTTGCCGAGTGTGGCGGCAGTCCGTCAGCAGTCATTGACGGCCCGCTGATGAAGGGTATGGACCGCGTGGGCACAATGTTCGGCGAGGGACGCATGTTCCTGCCCCAGGTAGTCAAGAGCGCCCATGCCATGAAGCGTGCCGTAGAGTGGCTTACTCCCTATATCGAATCGGAGTCGAAAGAGGCCTCCGGTCAATCCGACACCGCTGTATCCGCCCGTCAGACCATGGTGATTGCGACTGTAAAGGGCGACGTGCACGACATCGGAAAGAATATCGTGGCTACCGTGTTGCGCTGCAACGGACTGGAGATAACCGACCTTGGAGTAATGGTTCCGGCGCAGGATATCGTAGACCGCGCTATTGCCGACTCAGCTGTGATGATAGGTTTGAGCGGACTTATCACCCCCTCGCTTGAGGAGATGTGCGGTGTCGCACGCCTTATGGAGGAGTGTGGTCTGACAATTCCGTTGCTCATAGGTGGCGCCACCACATCGGCTGTGCATACGGCGGTGAAGATAGCGCCATGCTATTCCGGGCCGGTAGTCTACACCCGCGATGCCGCTATGCTTCCGTCGGTGGTAAAGTCGCTGCTGAATGAATCCACGTGTGCCTCTTTTGTCAATGAGAATGCCGAGGCGCAGCGACGACTGCGTGAGGAGTACGAGGCCGAGCAGCTGAGGCGTCGCTCGAAAGCATCCGGTATTACGCTCTCTCCCGATAAAGCACTGGAGATGCGCCCTGTATGGGATTTCCCTATCGAGAAACCCTCATGCCCGGGCCTTACCGACGTAAGGATTCCTGTGGCGGAAGCGCGCCGCCTCATCAACTGGCGTGCATTCATGACGGCCTGGGGGCTCGACGCATCGTTGTCGGCTGTCGCCGAGATTCAAGGTTGCGATCATTGCCGTGCTCAGTGGCTCGCATCCGTACCGCAGCAACGTGTGGCTAAAGCCGCCGAGGCCATGCAGCTCGCCAAGGAGGCACGTGTGGCTCTCGATTATATAGAGCGCACATTGCTCCCTGATGGCATTGCGGCGCGTGTGGCACTCCTTCCCGCCGGAAGCCGCGGTGATGACATCATAATCGGACGCGGTGATGAAGCGCTGACCTTCCCGACACTGCGCCGTGTGCCGTCGACACCGGGCGACACCTCTATGGCCCTATCCGACTTTGTCGCCCCGCTTTCCCCGGATGGACACCCTGTGGATTATGCCGGTCTCTTTGCTGTCACCACCGGAAATAAAGTGGAGGCGCGGGCCGCAATGCTTAAGGAGCGCGGCGATGACTACCATTCGCTGCTCTACCGCACACTCGCCGACCGTCTCGCAGAAGCAGCCACTGAATGGCTTCACTGGCATGTGCGCACAACCCTGTGGGGATACGCTCCCGACGAGGCTATGCCCAAGGGCGCTCTTGCCGACAACTCCTACCGCGGCATCCGCCCGGCATTCGGCTATCCGAGTCTCCCCGACCAGTCGTTGATTTTCATTGCCGACAATGTGCTCGACTATGCGTCTATGGGCATAACTCTCACGGAGAATGGAGCGATGCACCCTGCCGCCTCGACTTCAGGACTGCTGTTCTCCCATCCCGGGAGCCACTACTTTGTGGTCGGGCATGTCGACGCCGTGCGCCTGTCGGACTATGCCTCCCGCCGTGGCGTTGCTCCCGCCGAGCTGTCGCGTTTTCTTCCGGGAGTGTAA
- the feoB gene encoding ferrous iron transport protein B, with protein MRLSELKTGETGVVVKILGHGAFRKRVMEMGFVKGQEIKSLLNAPLNDPIKYSIMGYELSLRRSEADLVEVVRLKACDMDARPRAQQGADMSESMQEDTDGSAAADPHEHARRTQRTINIALVGNPNCGKTSLFNIASGAKEHVGNYSGVTVDAKRGHFSYGGYRFNIVDLPGTYSLACYSPEELYVRRYLRDEMPDIVVNVVVASNLERNLYLTTELIDMDRSMVIALNMYDELEHSGATLDYRMLGEMIGVPMVPTVSRTGEGLHNLFDTIIRVYEGKEQVVRHVHVNLGPEIEPSVTMVKDAIKADPAIGVHFSPRYLAIKLLEHDSEVEAIVKESPDHKKLLELRDRCDALIEKRTGDDVSAIIASEKYGFIDGALAETFVDSTKEKAKTTHIIDAFVTNRLFGFPIFLAIMLFMFWCTFEIGSYPMAWIESAVAWIAALVETYMPEGPLKDLVADGIIGGVGGVIVFLPNILILYFFISFMEDSGYMARAAFIMDKLMHRIGLHGKSFIPLVMGFGCNVPAIMAARAIESRSSRIITVLINPFMSCSARLPVYVLLVGTFFSKHAALVFLSLYLLGILVAVVTARLLRRFWFKTDETPFVMELPPYRLPTMKSSLRHMWGKGEQYLKKMGGIILVASIIVWVLNYFPIHDAPAADTTVQLAPGDDSRIDPDRDSYLQMLGKAVNPVMEPLGFHWRSTVAVLAGAPAKEIVVSTLGVLYTGDEEIDDTALSARLTAPNCATGRPDFNAANALSLMVFVLLYFPCMATVVAIVRETGSWRYGAFSIIYNTMVAWLVAFLVYQGASFII; from the coding sequence ATGCGTCTATCTGAATTAAAGACCGGCGAGACCGGAGTGGTAGTAAAGATATTGGGCCATGGTGCATTCCGCAAACGCGTGATGGAGATGGGCTTCGTCAAAGGGCAGGAAATAAAATCGCTGCTCAACGCGCCATTGAACGACCCCATAAAATACAGCATCATGGGCTACGAGCTGTCGCTGCGCCGCAGCGAGGCCGACCTGGTGGAGGTGGTGAGGCTCAAAGCATGCGACATGGATGCAAGGCCGCGTGCGCAGCAGGGCGCCGACATGTCCGAATCCATGCAGGAGGATACCGACGGCTCTGCCGCCGCCGACCCGCATGAACATGCAAGGCGCACCCAGCGCACCATCAACATAGCCCTTGTGGGCAACCCCAACTGCGGCAAGACGTCGCTGTTCAACATCGCCTCAGGAGCCAAGGAGCATGTGGGCAACTACAGCGGAGTGACTGTCGACGCCAAGCGCGGCCACTTCAGCTACGGAGGCTACCGCTTCAATATCGTAGACCTCCCCGGCACATACTCCCTCGCATGCTATTCGCCCGAAGAGCTGTATGTGCGACGCTATCTGCGCGACGAGATGCCCGACATAGTGGTCAACGTAGTGGTGGCCTCCAACCTTGAGCGCAACCTCTACCTTACCACCGAGCTTATCGACATGGACCGTTCGATGGTAATCGCCCTCAACATGTACGACGAACTGGAGCACTCTGGTGCCACTCTCGACTACCGCATGCTCGGCGAGATGATCGGAGTGCCGATGGTGCCCACAGTGTCGCGCACGGGCGAGGGCCTTCACAATCTTTTCGACACCATAATACGGGTATACGAAGGGAAAGAGCAGGTAGTGCGCCATGTGCATGTGAATCTCGGCCCGGAAATCGAGCCGAGCGTCACCATGGTAAAGGACGCCATCAAGGCCGACCCTGCTATCGGGGTGCACTTCTCGCCGCGCTATCTTGCCATAAAGCTCCTTGAGCATGACTCGGAGGTAGAGGCAATCGTAAAGGAGTCGCCCGACCACAAGAAGCTGTTGGAACTGCGCGACCGGTGCGACGCCCTCATCGAGAAACGTACAGGCGACGACGTGTCGGCCATCATAGCGAGCGAGAAGTACGGATTTATCGACGGAGCGCTGGCCGAGACATTTGTCGACTCAACCAAAGAGAAAGCCAAGACCACACATATCATCGACGCCTTTGTCACCAACCGTCTGTTTGGCTTCCCGATATTCCTCGCCATCATGCTCTTCATGTTCTGGTGCACATTCGAGATAGGCTCATATCCCATGGCATGGATAGAGAGCGCCGTGGCGTGGATAGCCGCCCTGGTGGAGACATACATGCCCGAAGGACCGCTGAAAGACCTCGTGGCCGACGGCATAATCGGCGGTGTAGGCGGTGTCATCGTGTTCCTGCCCAATATCCTCATCCTCTATTTCTTCATATCGTTTATGGAGGACTCTGGCTACATGGCCCGCGCGGCGTTCATCATGGATAAGCTAATGCACCGCATCGGCCTCCACGGCAAGTCGTTCATACCCCTGGTGATGGGATTCGGCTGCAACGTGCCCGCCATCATGGCCGCCCGTGCCATCGAGAGCCGTTCAAGCCGCATCATCACCGTGCTCATCAATCCGTTCATGTCATGCTCGGCGCGCCTGCCGGTATATGTGCTGCTCGTAGGCACATTCTTCTCAAAGCATGCGGCATTGGTGTTCCTGTCGCTGTATCTGCTAGGGATACTCGTGGCCGTAGTCACCGCCCGACTGCTGCGCCGCTTCTGGTTCAAGACCGATGAGACTCCGTTTGTAATGGAGCTGCCGCCATACCGTCTGCCAACCATGAAGTCGTCGCTGCGCCATATGTGGGGCAAAGGAGAGCAGTATCTGAAAAAGATGGGCGGCATCATACTGGTGGCGAGCATCATCGTGTGGGTGCTCAACTATTTCCCGATTCACGACGCTCCGGCAGCCGACACCACCGTGCAGCTCGCTCCCGGCGACGATTCGCGCATTGACCCCGACCGCGACTCCTACCTGCAGATGCTCGGCAAGGCCGTCAACCCCGTGATGGAACCTCTTGGCTTCCATTGGCGCTCTACAGTGGCCGTGCTTGCGGGTGCTCCCGCCAAAGAGATTGTGGTGTCGACCCTCGGAGTGCTGTACACCGGCGACGAGGAGATTGACGACACAGCGCTGTCGGCCCGTCTCACAGCCCCCAATTGCGCCACCGGCCGCCCCGACTTCAACGCCGCCAACGCCCTCAGCCTGATGGTGTTCGTGCTGCTCTACTTCCCCTGCATGGCCACTGTGGTGGCTATCGTCAGAGAGACAGGCTCATGGCGCTATGGGGCATTCTCCATCATCTACAACACTATGGTGGCGTGGCTGGTGGCATTCCTGGTATATCAGGGAGCATCGTTTATCATATAA